The Burkholderia pyrrocinia genome includes a region encoding these proteins:
- a CDS encoding efflux RND transporter permease subunit encodes MNVGQWMQMHRRSLLFVVALLAIAGALTAFRLPISLFPNVAFPRAVVSLDAGDRPAEQMATLVTMPVEEALRRVPGVRDVESKTSRGSAEISLNFDWGTDMAQATLQAQSAISEILPSMPAGTTMQVKRMDPTVFPVLAYSLTSSRQSLSQLRDLAQFQLRPLLSSVDGVARVEVTGGAQDELQVDIDPARLAAYKLSVEDVSKAIGAGNVLTAAGRIEDHYKLYLVVADTTITSLDTLRNTVVSSSGGNQVRVGDVATVSRGTVPQWIRVTADGQDAVLVNVFQQPGANSVAMAAAIRAKLADFQKQMPPGVHLANWYDQSQLVIASASSVRDAILIGVVLAALTLFVFLRNWKITAIAVALVPVVMSATILLLDVFGMGFNIMTLGGMAAAVGLVIDDAIVMIEHIARRMREAGAHAFHGRVMSAALEFTRPLAGSSAATLIIFVPLAFLSGVTGAFFKALSITMASALFISFVVSWLAIPILCDHWLTPADAEEHRESRFTHWLNTRYATLIERVSRRPVLALAGVLPLVVVAAFAFTRVGSGFMPSMDEGGFVLDYHTAPGTSITETDRLMREIETIIRENPNVATYSRRTGAGLGGDLNEPNKGDFFVRLKSGSREPIDTVMEEIRSKVETNVPGVNIELAQLMEDLIGDLTAVPQPVQIKIYSDDPNVLDATAQRVAARIGKIPGIVDVDDGINPAGDALDLHIRPDAAAAEGMDPQSIAQQVSNLLEGSVATQFQQGPKTVGVRVRVSDAMRMNGTGLGALQIHAPDGHLFPLDRVTDRITVSGQPEISRDNLKRMVAVTARIDGRDLGSTIADVQRALGDANLLPQGVYYELGGLYQQQQIAFRGLIAVFGAAVALVFGLLLFLYERFRVALAVMAMPLCATGAVFIGLWATGIELNISAMMGMTMIVGIVTEVAIFYVSEFQGLVRDEGMAPDAALLAAGRNRLRPIAMTTIAAILALLPLAFALGQGSAMQQPLAVAIISGLIVQLPLVLLVLPALLQLLLIERRPRRQTR; translated from the coding sequence ATGAATGTCGGGCAATGGATGCAGATGCACCGGCGATCGTTGCTGTTCGTCGTCGCGCTACTCGCGATCGCCGGCGCGCTGACGGCTTTCCGGCTGCCGATCTCGCTGTTTCCGAACGTAGCGTTTCCGCGCGCCGTCGTGTCGCTCGATGCGGGCGACCGGCCTGCCGAGCAGATGGCGACGCTCGTGACGATGCCGGTCGAGGAGGCGCTGCGGCGCGTGCCGGGCGTGCGCGACGTCGAATCGAAAACGAGCCGCGGCTCGGCGGAGATCTCGCTGAATTTCGACTGGGGCACCGACATGGCGCAGGCGACGCTGCAGGCGCAGTCGGCGATTTCGGAGATCCTGCCGTCGATGCCGGCCGGCACGACGATGCAGGTCAAGCGGATGGATCCGACCGTGTTCCCGGTACTGGCATACAGCCTCACGTCGTCGCGGCAGTCGCTGTCGCAGTTGCGCGATCTCGCGCAATTTCAGTTGCGGCCGCTGCTGTCGTCCGTCGACGGCGTGGCGCGTGTCGAAGTGACGGGCGGTGCGCAGGACGAATTGCAGGTCGACATCGATCCCGCGCGGCTCGCCGCGTACAAGCTGTCGGTCGAGGACGTGTCGAAGGCGATCGGCGCGGGCAACGTGCTGACTGCGGCCGGCCGAATCGAGGATCACTACAAGCTGTATCTCGTCGTTGCCGACACGACGATCACGTCGCTCGACACGCTTCGCAATACGGTCGTTTCGTCGTCGGGCGGCAACCAGGTACGCGTCGGCGACGTCGCGACGGTATCGCGCGGCACGGTTCCGCAATGGATCCGCGTGACCGCCGACGGCCAGGACGCGGTGCTCGTGAACGTGTTCCAGCAGCCGGGCGCGAACAGCGTCGCGATGGCCGCGGCGATCCGTGCGAAGCTTGCGGATTTTCAGAAGCAGATGCCACCCGGCGTGCATCTCGCAAACTGGTACGACCAGAGCCAGCTCGTGATCGCGTCCGCGTCGAGCGTGCGTGATGCAATCCTGATCGGCGTCGTGCTGGCTGCGCTCACGCTGTTCGTCTTCCTGCGCAACTGGAAGATCACCGCGATCGCCGTCGCGCTGGTGCCGGTCGTGATGAGCGCGACGATCCTGCTGCTCGACGTGTTCGGCATGGGCTTCAACATCATGACGCTCGGCGGGATGGCCGCGGCGGTCGGGCTCGTGATCGACGACGCGATCGTGATGATCGAACACATCGCGCGGCGCATGCGCGAGGCGGGCGCGCACGCATTTCACGGCCGCGTGATGAGCGCGGCGCTCGAATTCACGCGGCCGCTGGCGGGCTCGTCGGCCGCGACGCTGATCATCTTCGTGCCGCTCGCGTTCCTGTCCGGCGTGACTGGCGCGTTTTTCAAGGCGCTGTCGATCACGATGGCGAGTGCGCTGTTCATCTCGTTCGTCGTGAGCTGGCTCGCGATCCCGATCCTGTGCGATCACTGGCTCACGCCGGCCGACGCGGAGGAGCATCGCGAGTCGCGCTTCACGCACTGGCTGAACACGCGTTATGCGACGCTGATCGAGCGCGTGAGTCGCAGGCCGGTGCTCGCGCTCGCGGGTGTGCTGCCGCTCGTCGTCGTCGCCGCGTTTGCATTCACGCGCGTCGGCAGCGGCTTCATGCCGTCGATGGACGAGGGCGGTTTCGTGCTCGATTACCACACGGCGCCCGGTACTTCGATCACCGAGACGGATCGCCTGATGCGCGAGATCGAGACGATCATCCGCGAGAACCCGAACGTGGCGACGTATTCGCGTCGAACCGGGGCGGGCCTCGGCGGCGATCTCAACGAGCCGAACAAGGGCGATTTCTTCGTGCGCCTGAAATCGGGTTCGCGCGAGCCGATCGACACCGTGATGGAAGAAATCCGCTCGAAGGTCGAGACGAACGTGCCCGGCGTCAACATCGAGCTCGCGCAGTTGATGGAAGACCTGATCGGCGATCTGACCGCGGTGCCACAGCCGGTGCAGATCAAGATCTACTCGGACGATCCGAACGTGCTCGACGCGACCGCGCAGCGCGTGGCCGCGCGCATCGGCAAGATTCCGGGCATCGTCGACGTCGACGACGGTATCAACCCGGCCGGCGACGCGCTCGATCTGCATATCCGGCCCGACGCGGCCGCCGCCGAAGGCATGGACCCGCAGTCGATCGCACAGCAGGTGTCGAATCTGCTCGAAGGCAGCGTCGCGACACAGTTCCAGCAGGGGCCGAAGACGGTCGGCGTGCGCGTGCGGGTGTCGGACGCAATGCGGATGAATGGCACGGGGCTCGGCGCATTGCAGATCCATGCGCCCGATGGGCACCTGTTCCCGCTCGATCGCGTAACCGATCGCATCACGGTCAGCGGGCAGCCCGAGATCAGCCGCGACAACCTGAAACGGATGGTCGCCGTTACCGCGCGGATCGACGGGCGCGATCTCGGCTCGACGATCGCCGACGTGCAGCGCGCGCTCGGCGATGCGAACCTGCTGCCGCAAGGCGTCTATTACGAACTGGGCGGGCTGTACCAGCAACAACAGATCGCGTTCCGCGGACTGATCGCCGTGTTCGGCGCGGCGGTCGCGCTGGTATTCGGGCTGCTGCTGTTTCTCTACGAACGCTTTCGCGTCGCGCTCGCGGTCATGGCGATGCCGCTGTGCGCGACCGGCGCGGTGTTCATCGGGCTGTGGGCGACGGGCATCGAGCTCAACATCTCCGCGATGATGGGCATGACGATGATCGTCGGTATCGTGACCGAGGTCGCGATCTTCTACGTATCGGAATTCCAGGGGCTCGTGCGCGACGAAGGGATGGCGCCCGATGCCGCGTTGCTCGCGGCGGGCCGCAACCGGCTGCGGCCGATCGCGATGACGACGATCGCGGCGATCCTCGCCCTGCTTCCGCTCGCGTTCGCGCTCGGGCAGGGCTCGGCGATGCAGCAGCCGCTGGCGGTGGCGATCATCTCGGGGCTGATCGTGCAACTGCCGCTGGTGTTGCTGGTACTGCCGGCGCTATTGCAGTTGCTGTTGATCGAAAGAAGACCGCGCCGCCAGACACGCTGA
- a CDS encoding Lrp/AsnC family transcriptional regulator, giving the protein MKVDGIDQKIIDVLCTDARIPLAVLADRIGLSRQAVRHRVDRLEALKIIAGYTVRLSLPDEVASVRAVMLVYRKDRMRGADVLAALARIAEVRDCSVLSGEVDLLVQIEAASHERISEIWAAISAMDGVQNMTTCFVLDSVIHRR; this is encoded by the coding sequence ATGAAGGTCGACGGCATCGACCAGAAGATCATCGACGTGCTGTGCACGGATGCGCGGATTCCGCTTGCCGTGCTGGCCGACCGGATCGGCCTGTCGCGGCAGGCGGTCCGGCACCGGGTCGACCGCCTCGAAGCGCTGAAGATCATTGCCGGCTACACGGTGCGGCTCTCGCTGCCTGACGAGGTGGCATCGGTACGCGCGGTGATGCTGGTTTACCGCAAGGACCGGATGCGCGGCGCGGACGTGCTGGCCGCGCTCGCGCGGATCGCTGAGGTGCGCGACTGTTCGGTGCTGAGCGGCGAGGTTGATCTGCTCGTCCAGATCGAGGCTGCGTCGCACGAACGCATCAGCGAGATCTGGGCGGCGATCAGCGCGATGGACGGCGTGCAGAACATGACGACCTGCTTCGTGCTCGATTCGGTGATACACAGGCGGTGA
- a CDS encoding homocysteine S-methyltransferase family protein, with protein sequence MNGITVLDGGMGRELARIGAPFRQPEWSALALIEAPHYVGLAHDAFVAAGADVITANSYAVVPFHIGEDRFRRDGVALAALAGQLARQSAGRAGRPVRVAGSLPPTGGSYRPDLFDAVRADAILATLVDGLDPYVDLWLAETQSLIEEIDAVRRALGANPKPLWVSFTLRDDVDASACPVLRSGQTLDEAVDAALSARAAALLFNCSQPEVMGAAVDTVRRALARSGAALPVGVYANAFPPQRDDAQANAELHGLRGDLDPPGYAKWAEQWMALGAQIVGGCCGIGPDHIAALRSAVDTRDTGKAGTPQ encoded by the coding sequence ATGAACGGCATCACGGTACTCGACGGCGGCATGGGACGCGAGCTGGCGCGTATCGGCGCACCGTTCCGGCAGCCGGAATGGTCGGCGCTCGCGCTGATTGAAGCGCCGCACTACGTCGGCCTCGCGCACGACGCGTTCGTCGCGGCGGGTGCCGACGTCATCACCGCGAACAGCTACGCGGTCGTGCCGTTCCATATTGGCGAGGACCGGTTCCGCCGCGACGGCGTCGCGCTCGCGGCGCTGGCCGGACAGCTCGCGCGGCAGTCGGCCGGCCGGGCGGGGCGGCCGGTGCGCGTCGCGGGCTCGTTGCCGCCGACGGGCGGCTCGTACCGACCCGACCTGTTCGACGCGGTGCGCGCCGATGCAATCCTCGCGACGCTCGTCGACGGGCTCGATCCGTATGTCGACCTGTGGCTCGCCGAGACGCAGAGCCTGATCGAGGAGATCGACGCGGTCCGGCGCGCGCTCGGCGCGAATCCGAAGCCGCTGTGGGTGTCGTTCACGCTGCGTGACGACGTCGACGCGAGCGCGTGCCCGGTGCTGCGGTCGGGGCAGACGCTCGACGAGGCGGTCGACGCCGCGTTGTCGGCGCGCGCTGCCGCGCTGCTGTTCAACTGCAGCCAGCCCGAAGTGATGGGCGCGGCGGTCGACACGGTACGGCGCGCACTCGCGCGCTCGGGCGCGGCGTTGCCGGTCGGTGTCTATGCGAACGCGTTTCCGCCGCAGCGCGACGATGCGCAGGCCAACGCGGAGCTGCACGGATTGCGCGGCGATCTCGATCCGCCCGGATATGCGAAATGGGCGGAGCAATGGATGGCCCTGGGCGCGCAGATCGTTGGCGGGTGCTGCGGGATCGGCCCGGATCACATTGCGGCGCTGCGGAGCGCGGTCGATACGCGCGATACCGGCAAGGCCGGGACGCCGCAATGA
- the dapA gene encoding 4-hydroxy-tetrahydrodipicolinate synthase has product MTHLSHPIRGSIVALVTPMHDDGSLDLPALRALVDWHVASGTAALVAVGTTGESPTVSVDEHLRVIAACVEHAAGRIPVIAGSGANSTAEAIELTVRAKALGARASLQVVPYYNKPTQEGLYRHFARIAEAVDLPVILYNVPGRTVADLGHDTVLRLAHVPGVVGIKDATGDLERGMRLLRAAPPGFSVYSGDDATAPLLMLMGGSGNISVTANVMPRAMAGLCDAALAGDAATVRAMQLALIELHRALFTEANPIPVKWLLARMGKLRGGIRLPLTPHDARFHAALAEAYDRAETACDAILPRTGQIASKGYGQ; this is encoded by the coding sequence ATGACCCACCTTTCCCATCCGATCCGGGGCAGCATCGTCGCGCTCGTCACGCCGATGCATGATGACGGCAGCCTCGATCTTCCGGCGCTGCGCGCACTCGTCGACTGGCATGTCGCGAGCGGCACCGCCGCGCTCGTCGCAGTCGGTACCACCGGCGAATCGCCGACCGTCTCCGTCGACGAGCATCTGCGCGTGATCGCCGCCTGTGTCGAACACGCAGCCGGCCGCATTCCGGTGATCGCGGGCAGCGGCGCCAATTCGACGGCCGAGGCGATCGAGCTGACCGTGCGCGCGAAAGCGCTCGGCGCGCGAGCGTCGCTGCAAGTGGTGCCGTACTACAACAAGCCGACCCAGGAGGGCCTGTATCGGCATTTCGCGCGGATCGCCGAGGCGGTCGACCTGCCGGTCATCCTCTACAACGTGCCGGGCCGCACGGTGGCGGATCTTGGCCACGACACGGTGCTGCGTCTCGCGCACGTCCCGGGTGTCGTCGGCATCAAGGACGCGACGGGCGACCTCGAACGCGGAATGCGTCTGCTGCGCGCGGCACCGCCCGGCTTCTCGGTCTACAGCGGCGACGACGCGACCGCGCCCCTGCTGATGCTGATGGGCGGCAGCGGCAACATCTCGGTGACCGCGAACGTGATGCCGCGCGCGATGGCCGGGCTGTGCGACGCCGCGCTCGCCGGCGACGCGGCCACGGTACGCGCGATGCAACTCGCGCTGATCGAGCTGCATCGCGCGCTGTTCACCGAAGCGAACCCGATTCCGGTGAAGTGGCTGCTCGCGCGGATGGGCAAGCTGCGCGGCGGCATCCGGCTGCCGCTGACGCCGCACGACGCGCGCTTTCATGCGGCGCTGGCAGAGGCGTACGACCGCGCCGAAACCGCATGCGACGCAATCCTGCCGCGAACCGGGCAGATCGCGTCGAAGGGGTACGGACAATGA
- a CDS encoding trans-sulfuration enzyme family protein — protein MGYKLETLALAADRDVTDEKTVAPAIHYSAVFKAAGSEEFAEMSSVPQHPRNYTRYGNPVHERVKAIMAELEGTETALVTASGMGAITTAILSVVKAGDHVIGQTRHYMSTTKMLDDMLRKFGVDVTFVDQADPAAFDRAIRPNTRLIVLETPVNPLLLVTDIAAVTEIARARGILTLADNTFASPVNQQPHRLGVDIVVHSATKYLGGHHDLTGGVICTSRVLAEQIWHTHITLGSVLSPMDAWLLLRGLRTLPLRVERINANALALAEFLEGQPKVERVFYPGLRSHPQHALACRQMSGFGGVVAFGVRGGYDDAQRFVEALRVPLNAGNLGGVDSLAIHTAAMWAGTMSAEQMRAADIPLNFIRYSVGIEHVDDLKADLAQALERL, from the coding sequence ATGGGATACAAGCTTGAAACGCTGGCGCTTGCCGCCGACCGCGACGTGACCGACGAGAAGACGGTCGCGCCAGCCATCCATTATTCGGCCGTGTTCAAGGCCGCCGGCAGCGAGGAATTCGCGGAGATGTCGAGCGTGCCGCAGCATCCGCGCAACTACACGCGCTACGGCAACCCCGTCCACGAACGCGTGAAGGCGATCATGGCCGAGCTCGAAGGCACGGAGACTGCGCTCGTCACCGCCTCCGGGATGGGTGCGATTACGACGGCGATCCTCAGCGTCGTGAAGGCGGGCGATCACGTGATCGGCCAGACGCGTCATTACATGAGCACGACAAAGATGCTCGACGACATGCTGCGCAAGTTCGGCGTGGACGTGACGTTCGTCGACCAGGCCGACCCCGCCGCGTTCGACCGCGCGATCCGTCCGAACACGCGGCTGATCGTGCTCGAGACGCCGGTCAATCCGCTGCTGCTCGTGACCGACATCGCTGCGGTGACGGAGATCGCGCGGGCACGCGGCATCCTGACGCTTGCGGACAACACGTTCGCGTCGCCGGTCAACCAGCAACCGCACCGGCTCGGCGTCGACATCGTCGTGCACAGTGCGACCAAGTACCTCGGCGGCCATCACGACCTCACCGGCGGCGTGATCTGCACGAGCCGCGTGCTCGCCGAGCAGATCTGGCATACGCACATCACGCTTGGCTCGGTGCTGTCGCCGATGGACGCCTGGCTGCTGCTGCGCGGGCTGCGCACGCTGCCGCTGCGGGTCGAGCGGATCAATGCGAATGCGCTGGCGCTCGCCGAATTCCTCGAAGGTCAGCCGAAGGTCGAGCGCGTGTTCTACCCGGGCCTGCGCAGCCATCCGCAGCACGCGCTCGCGTGCCGGCAGATGAGCGGCTTCGGCGGGGTGGTTGCGTTCGGCGTGCGGGGCGGCTACGACGACGCGCAGCGTTTCGTCGAGGCGCTGCGCGTGCCGCTGAACGCGGGCAACCTCGGCGGCGTCGATTCGCTTGCGATCCACACGGCGGCGATGTGGGCCGGCACGATGTCCGCGGAGCAGATGCGCGCGGCGGACATTCCGCTCAACTTCATCCGCTATTCGGTCGGCATCGAGCACGTCGACGACCTGAAGGCGGACCTCGCGCAGGCGCTCGAACGCCTCTGA
- a CDS encoding ABC transporter permease: MNDLLSLLAQSGPDIVRGVWITLQLLVLSCALAFALAVPLAIARTSESRWLSTPSRLFMSVFRGTPLLVQIFVLYYGLAQFSVVRASPLWLLVGGSFSCALCALTLNLAAYMAEDIRGGIAGVPAGEKEAALAFGMSRFMLTWYVVVPRAIGIVAPTLGNEIVLQLKSTALASTITVLDLTGVARRISIETYTTDALMLAGIVYVGITAVLSTALRYVEGSLNRHLGRVRV; the protein is encoded by the coding sequence ATGAACGACCTTCTTTCCCTGCTCGCCCAGTCCGGCCCGGACATCGTGCGCGGCGTGTGGATCACGCTGCAGTTGCTGGTGCTGTCGTGCGCGCTCGCATTCGCGCTCGCGGTGCCGCTCGCCATCGCGCGCACCTCGGAGAGCCGCTGGCTGTCCACGCCGAGCCGCCTCTTCATGTCGGTGTTCCGCGGCACGCCGCTGCTCGTGCAGATCTTCGTGCTGTATTACGGGCTCGCGCAGTTCTCGGTCGTGCGCGCGTCGCCGCTGTGGCTGCTGGTCGGCGGCTCGTTCTCGTGCGCGTTGTGTGCGCTGACGCTCAACCTTGCTGCCTACATGGCGGAAGACATCCGCGGCGGGATCGCCGGCGTGCCCGCCGGTGAAAAGGAGGCTGCACTCGCGTTCGGGATGAGCCGATTCATGCTGACCTGGTACGTGGTCGTGCCGCGCGCGATCGGCATCGTCGCGCCGACGCTCGGCAACGAGATCGTGCTGCAGCTCAAGTCGACCGCGCTCGCGAGCACGATCACCGTGCTCGACCTGACGGGCGTCGCGCGGCGCATTTCGATCGAAACCTATACGACCGATGCGCTGATGCTCGCCGGCATCGTGTACGTCGGCATCACGGCGGTGCTGTCGACCGCGCTGAGATACGTGGAAGGCTCGCTGAACCGGCATCTGGGACGCGTACGCGTCTAG
- a CDS encoding ABC transporter permease, translating to MDMLVNYGAQIAAGALVTLELAVAALCVGMLLGIAGASAKLSSIRWLSGATYAVTNFLRGIPEFLILLICYFGLSRMLNTHFDGAITVSPFSAGVIALALVFGAYSSEMFRGAFLAVPAGQIEAARAYGMTRLQTLWFVRLPQAWRICLPSLNNMWQNLLKDTSLVSIVGLEDMLRKANIAAQFTKQPFVFYMAVGLVYFGFLAVSNPAFAWLERVAGRGYAKRT from the coding sequence ATGGACATGTTGGTGAACTACGGCGCCCAGATCGCGGCGGGCGCGCTCGTCACGCTGGAGCTTGCGGTGGCCGCGCTGTGCGTCGGCATGCTGCTCGGCATCGCCGGCGCATCGGCGAAGCTGTCGAGCATCCGCTGGCTGAGCGGCGCGACCTACGCGGTGACCAATTTCCTGCGCGGCATTCCCGAATTCCTGATCCTGCTGATTTGCTACTTCGGGCTGTCGCGGATGCTGAACACGCATTTCGATGGCGCGATCACGGTCAGTCCGTTCTCGGCCGGCGTGATCGCGCTCGCGCTGGTGTTCGGCGCCTATTCGTCGGAGATGTTCCGCGGCGCGTTCCTTGCGGTGCCGGCCGGGCAGATCGAGGCGGCGCGCGCGTACGGGATGACGCGCCTGCAGACGCTGTGGTTCGTCCGCCTGCCGCAGGCGTGGCGGATCTGCCTGCCGAGCCTGAACAACATGTGGCAGAACCTGCTGAAGGACACCTCGCTCGTGTCGATCGTCGGGCTCGAGGACATGCTGCGCAAGGCCAACATCGCCGCGCAGTTCACCAAGCAGCCGTTCGTCTTCTACATGGCGGTCGGTCTCGTCTACTTCGGCTTTCTCGCCGTCTCCAACCCCGCGTTCGCGTGGCTCGAACGTGTCGCGGGTCGTGGCTACGCGAAGCGCACCTGA
- a CDS encoding transporter substrate-binding domain-containing protein: protein MKKLLQSLCVGAALLGSVAHAEQVVRVGTLADYAPFEYKDASGKLQGMEIDVGKKMCDAMKVKCQWVTMDFDALIPALKARQIDAVLAQMSKTPEREQSVDFTRIFTTAPVQFVAKQGSGITDNPAALRGKTIGVQTASTHESYLRRRLPASKSGVNVKVYQTLDEAWLDLEAGRVDAVLADNTVAYDWLEKAGKKEGFDFVGKPIVDMEIFGDGTAIAVRKGDAPLKTLFDKGIAQVQADGTFSAANKRYFPFSIAPQ from the coding sequence ATGAAGAAACTGCTTCAGTCGCTGTGCGTGGGCGCGGCCTTGCTCGGATCCGTCGCGCATGCCGAACAGGTCGTGCGGGTCGGCACGCTCGCCGATTACGCGCCGTTCGAATACAAGGACGCGTCCGGCAAGCTGCAGGGCATGGAGATCGACGTCGGCAAGAAGATGTGCGACGCGATGAAGGTCAAGTGCCAGTGGGTGACCATGGATTTCGACGCGCTGATTCCGGCGCTGAAGGCCAGGCAGATCGATGCGGTGCTCGCGCAGATGTCGAAGACGCCGGAGCGCGAGCAGTCGGTCGACTTCACGCGCATCTTCACGACGGCGCCGGTGCAGTTCGTCGCGAAGCAGGGTTCGGGCATCACCGACAACCCGGCCGCGCTGCGCGGCAAGACGATCGGCGTGCAGACCGCATCGACGCATGAATCCTATCTGCGCCGCCGGCTGCCGGCGAGCAAGTCGGGGGTCAACGTGAAGGTCTACCAGACCCTCGACGAGGCGTGGCTCGATCTCGAGGCCGGCCGCGTCGACGCCGTGCTGGCGGACAACACGGTGGCCTACGACTGGCTGGAAAAGGCCGGCAAGAAGGAGGGCTTCGATTTCGTCGGCAAGCCGATTGTCGACATGGAGATCTTCGGCGACGGCACGGCGATCGCCGTGCGCAAGGGTGACGCGCCGCTGAAGACGCTGTTCGACAAGGGCATCGCGCAGGTGCAGGCCGACGGCACGTTCTCGGCCGCCAACAAGCGCTATTTCCCGTTCAGCATCGCGCCGCAATAA
- a CDS encoding ABC transporter ATP-binding protein → MPAVIPACKPAADVLVVEDIHKSFGGVEVLKGISLTARNHEVVSILGSSGSGKSTFLRCINLLETPDRGRISVNGETLALKPAGRDGALVAADPSQVMRVRRKLAMVFQQFNLWAHMTVLQNVMFVPMRVLGVPKRDARDKAIAMLDRVGLAGKCEHYPNQLSGGQQQRVAIARALATDPEVMLFDEPTSALDPELVGEVLKVMRSLADEGRTMLVVTHEMGFAREVANRVVFVHQGRIEEDGSPDEVFANQKSPRFQKFLSSII, encoded by the coding sequence ATGCCAGCAGTAATTCCTGCGTGCAAGCCAGCGGCCGACGTGCTGGTGGTCGAGGATATTCACAAGTCGTTCGGTGGCGTCGAGGTGCTGAAAGGCATCTCGCTGACCGCGAGAAATCACGAGGTCGTGTCGATCCTCGGAAGCAGCGGATCGGGCAAGAGCACGTTCCTCAGGTGCATCAACCTGCTGGAAACACCCGATCGAGGCCGGATCAGCGTGAACGGCGAGACGCTCGCGCTGAAGCCGGCGGGCCGGGACGGCGCGCTCGTCGCGGCCGATCCAAGCCAGGTGATGCGGGTGCGCCGCAAGCTCGCGATGGTGTTCCAGCAGTTCAACCTGTGGGCGCACATGACGGTGCTGCAGAACGTGATGTTCGTGCCGATGCGCGTGCTCGGCGTGCCGAAGCGCGACGCGCGCGACAAGGCGATCGCGATGCTCGATCGTGTCGGGCTCGCGGGCAAGTGCGAGCACTACCCGAACCAGTTGTCGGGCGGCCAGCAGCAGCGCGTCGCCATTGCACGTGCGCTCGCGACCGATCCCGAAGTGATGCTGTTCGACGAACCGACGTCGGCGCTCGATCCCGAGCTCGTCGGCGAAGTGCTGAAGGTGATGCGCTCGCTCGCCGACGAGGGCCGCACGATGCTGGTCGTCACGCACGAGATGGGCTTTGCGCGCGAGGTCGCGAACCGCGTCGTGTTCGTCCACCAGGGGCGGATCGAGGAGGACGGCAGTCCTGACGAAGTGTTCGCGAACCAGAAATCGCCGCGGTTCCAGAAGTTTCTGTCCAGCATCATCTGA